In uncultured Methanobacterium sp., a genomic segment contains:
- a CDS encoding DUF2178 domain-containing protein has translation MKIVEGDNLKEGDNLDKKSGIVLKILSIFESGLFLKILSVFVTGLWVAGLILGNIYIVLLAIILLIALCTVLYIHRDNLQEIFQKNSSVVVEDERTQLINEKAATMTFGIFVAVIIYAGIILIALRDSYPQLLQAGYTLIIAAVFCFILYFTSRAYYNRKF, from the coding sequence ATGAAGATAGTAGAAGGTGATAATTTGAAAGAAGGCGATAATTTGGATAAAAAATCAGGAATAGTATTAAAAATACTGTCCATATTCGAATCAGGTTTATTTTTAAAAATACTTTCAGTATTTGTAACTGGCCTATGGGTTGCTGGTCTGATACTGGGGAATATTTACATTGTTCTGCTGGCAATAATCCTTTTAATTGCATTATGCACTGTATTGTACATCCACAGAGATAATCTTCAGGAAATTTTCCAGAAAAATAGCAGTGTTGTTGTGGAAGATGAGAGAACTCAATTAATCAATGAGAAAGCAGCTACAATGACCTTCGGAATCTTTGTAGCAGTTATAATTTATGCGGGTATCATTCTCATAGCCCTGAGGGACAGTTACCCTCAATTATTGCAGGCAGGGTATACACTGATTATAGCTGCAGTATTCTGTTTTATCCTGTACTTCACATCTCGCGCATATTACAATCGGAAATTTTAA